The Streptomyces durmitorensis genome contains the following window.
AGAACCTCTTCGAGCTGCTCAACGGCATGAACTGGGCCGCGCTGGCGGTGATGGCGCTGATGCTCGTCGTCGCGCTGATGCTGATCGTCAACACGGTGCGTGTTTCCGCGTTCAGCCGGAGACGTGAAACCGGGATCATGCGGCTCGTCGGCGCGTCCAGCTTCTACATCCAGATGCCGTTCATCATGGAGGCCGCCGTCGCGGGTCTCATCGGCGGCGGTGTCGCCTGCGGAATGCTCCTCGTGGGCCGGTACTTCCTGATCGACCACGGCCTCGCGCTCTCCGAGAAGCTGAGCCTGATCAACTTCATCGGGTGGGACGCGGTCCTGACCAAGCTGCCGCTGGTGCTCGCCATCAGCCTGCTGATGCCCGCGCTCGCGGCCTTCTTCGCGTTGCGCAAGTACCTCAAGGTGTGACAAGACCCGCCTGTGAGGAAGGGCGCTGTACGGTTCAACCGACCGTACGGCGCCCTTCGTTGTCCTAGACTCACCGGCATGTCAGGCCCCGACCGGTTCTGCGACCGGCTCTCCCGGCCCCGCCGTATTCGCCGCGGGGCGACCCTGACATTGGTCTTCGCGAGTGTGCTCGCCACCGGCGCGGCCACCGGCTCCTGGAGCGAGGTGGCAGAGGCGGGCCGGAAGTCGCCCGCTCCCTCCACCCGTTCCGTCGCAGCGTCCGGTGACGCCGCGGACGAAGCCGCCGATGCCGCGGCCGAGGCGATGGCCGACGGCAAGTCCGGCAAGAAGGCCGCGGAGGACGCCGTCAGCCGCAGCGGCGACCGCTGGGGTTCGGTGTACTCCCCCGGGGAGTACCAGGAGTTCGAGCAGGCCCTCGACGGCGCGTACACCGGCGTCGGCCTCTGGGCCAGGCGCGCGGCCGACGGGCGCATCGAGGTCTCCCGGGTCCAGCGCGGCGGCCCCGCGGACCAGGCCGGCATCCGCGAGGGAGATCACCTCAGGAGCATCGACGGCAAGCGCGTGGCGGGTCTGCCCGTCACCGAGGTCGTGTCCCTGCTGCGCGGTGCCCGCGCGGGCACCCCGGTCGAGCTCGGCCTGGAGCGGGGCACGCGCGCGTGGAGCGAGACGCTGCACAGGGCGCGCCTGTCCACGGACTCCGTCACGGTCACGCAGCTCGCGGGCGGCGCCGTCATGATCAAGGTCGAGTCCTTCACCAAGGGCACGGGCGAGCGCGTGCGGTCCGCGGTGCGTGACGCCCCCAAGGGCGCCGGGATCCTGCTCGACCTGCGCGGCAACTCCGGGGGCCTGGTGTCGGAGGCGGTCACGGCGGCCTCCGGGCTCGTCGACGGCGGCCTCGTGGCGACGTACGACGTACGCGGCCGGCAGAAGGCCCTGCACGCCGAGCGCGGCGGCGACACCACCAGACCCGTGGTCGCGCTGGTCGACGGCGGCACGATGAGCGCGGCCGAGCTGCTCACGGGCGCCCTCCAGGACCGTGGCCGCGCGGTCGTGGTGGGCTCGAAGACCTTCGGCAAGGGGTCGGTCCAGATGCCGAGCCGGCTGCCCGACGGCTCGGTGGCCGAGCTGACGGTCGGGCACTACCGCACGCCTTCGGGTCAGGCGGTCGACGGACGGGGCATCACGCCGGACCTGGAGGTCGAGGACGGCGCCGAGACGCGGGCCGAGACAGTATTGACTGGCCTCGGACCCCCCTCGTAGTGCGAAAATGGCCTGACTATGGCCAAGGAAAAGGTAAAGCGCAAGGCCGCGAAGGCCGCTGAGAAGGCACCCGCCCGCAAGATGATCGCGCAGAACAAGAAGGCGCGGCACGACTACCACATCATCGACACGTATGAGTGCGGCCTCGTCCTGATGGGCACCGAGGTCAAGTCGCTGCGGATGGGCAGGGCCTCCCTGGTGGACGGCTTCGTGCACATCGACAACGGCGAGGCGTGGCTGCACAACATCCACGTCCCGGAGTACGTGCAGGGCACGTGGACCAACCACTCCGCCACCCGCAAGCGCAAGCTCCTGATGCACCGCGCGGAGATCGACAAGCTGGAGTCCAAGTCGCAGGAGGCGGGTCACACGATCGTGCCCCTGGCCCTGTACTTCAAGGACAGCCGGGTCAAGGTCGAGATCGCGCTTGCCAAGGGCAAGAAGGAGTACGACAAGCGCCAGACGCTCAAGGAGAAGCAGGACCTGCGCGAGACGAACCGCGCGATCGAGGCCGCCAAGCGGCGCCAGCGCAGCGCCTAGCCCGCTGGTCCGCGTCGGCCCTGGCGGGCCGCGCGGGAATTGGCTGGCCCCGGCGTGCGTTGGTCACGTACGATGGGCACTGCCCCGCACAGCCGGGGCGCAGATTGAAAAAACAACATGGGGATGATCGGTTTCGACAGCGGATGTCGAAGCAGGGGAAGCGAGCCGAGGAAGCGACAATGATCTCGTAAACCACCTGTCGCAACCAATAATCGCCAATTCCAAGAGCGATTCCCAGTCCTTCGCCCTCGCTGCCTAATAAGCAGTGAGTGAAGGACCCTTAATGGGTGTCAGCCCGGGGGTGTTCCCGACCCGGACCCTGGCATAATCTAGGGAACTAAACCATCGAGCCCGGTCACGGGGTTCGATGGGAAATCAAACAGTGACTGGGCCCGTCGGAGACTTGTTCGCGAGATCACCGGGGCCGAGAAAATCGAAGCGAACTGCGCTCGGAGAAGCCCTCCTTTTGCACCGTTGGACGCGGGTTCGATTCCCGCCATCTCCACAATTCCCATGTGAGGTTAAAGCCCTCTGGCCGTCGGTCAGGGGGCTTTTTCCGTGTGCGGGGCATGGAATGTCCGGGCACATCCTCTGGGCATGTGACTCGTTACTGCATCCGAGTGCAGGTTCCCAACGGCCGGGTGGAACAGCAGCCCGGCTGAGTACGCAAGTGCAGGAGGCAGTCGCTTGGATGCCACCGTCACTCTCTTAGGTTCCCTTCTCGCCAGCCTCGGGGTTCTCGGCGCGGCAGTGGCGGCCTATCTGGGCAAGCGCGGTGAGAACGCGCTCACCGGATATTCCAGCCTGACGGAGAGACTCCAGACCGAGCGTGACCGGCTGGAGCGCCAGGTCGCCGAACGCGACACGAAACTCGCCGAGTTGAACGCTCTGCACGTCCATGACCAGAGCGAGATCGCCCGGCTGCTCATCGACAATCAACGGCTCGGAGGCACTCCGTGATCCAGCTCGAGCGTCTCCTGGCCCGCCGTTGGCGCAGTGTGTTCCTCGTCTGCGTGCTCCTCGCTCTGTGCGGTGTCGCCGCCCTTCTCTGGGCCCGCATCGACGCCGGCGACCGCCGTGCCGACCAGCTCGCCACCGAGGCGGACCGGCGGGGCGAGGCCGTGTCCACCCTGGCCCGGGACGTACGGACCCTGCGCGCGCAGGTCCGCTCCCACGGCGACACCCCTGCCGCGCCCGACCCCTCCGACGCCGTCGACGACCTCCTGAACCGGGTGCGGGTGCGCTCGGGGGAGCCCGGCTCGCCCGGTGCCACCGGCTCGCAGGGCGAGGACGGGAAGCCGGGCGAGAAGGGGACGCCGGGGGCAGGCGGCCGCAAGGGGGACTCCGGCGATGCGGGAGAGCCCGGGAAACCGGGAGCGTCCGGCGATGCGGGGGAGCCCGGAGCCGCGGGCGCGGACGGTGCGAACGGTGCGAACGGCTCGGACGGAGCACAGGGCCCGGAAGGACCCGCAGGGGCGGCAGGGCCCCCGGGCGCCGACGGCGTCGACGGCTCCCGCGGGGCCGACGGTGCGGGCGGCGCGTCGGGCCCCGAAGGCCCCGCGGGCCCGCGGGGTGAGCGCGGGCCCAAGGGCGAGGCGGGCGACGCGGGCCCCAACTGCCCCGACGGCTACCGCCTCCAGCAGCCCCCAGGCGACCCCGACGCCCTGGTCTGCCGCCGGAACGGCGTGACCCCCGCCGACCCCGCACCGGCCGTCCTGCTCCTCGCCTCGCTGCTGCCCCGGTGCCGCCGCACGCCCGAAGCGGTGGACTGACGACGGCACACCGGCGGGCAATCGTCCCGGCGGCGTACGTGTCCGACGGCGTACGTGTCCGGAGTGGGGTCTGTCGCGGGGCGCCGGAGTCAGGGATGCTCCTGGGTCATGAGTAGACCCGTGAGACGCGTCAACGCCCGTATGCGCCACTGGATCTGGCCCGCCGTGCTCGGTGTCGCGGCGGCCACCCTCTCCGCAGGATCGCCCGCCGGGGCCGACTCCGACCGCAGCGGCCTGCCCGAAGCCATCGACACCATCCTCGGCGATCCCCGGATGGAGGGCGGCGCGGCGAGCGTCGTCGTCGCCGACGCCGCGTCCGGTGACGTGCTCTACCAGCACCTGCCCAGCGGGCGCCTGATGCCCGCCTCCAACACCAAGCTGCTCACCTCGACAGCGGCCATGGAGCAGCTCGGCCCCGACCACCGCTTCACCACCGATGTGCTCACCGACGGCAAGCAGCACGGCCGCGTGCTCTCCGGTGATCTCTATCTGCGCGGCACCGGCGACCCGACGACGCTGGCCAAGGACTACGACCAACTCGCCGCGAAGATCGCCGACTCGGGCGTGAGGCGGGTCTCGGGGCGCCTGGTCGCGGACGACACCCGGTTCGACGCCAAGCGGATCGGCGACACCTGGGCCGGGGACGACGAATTCGCGTACTACGCCGCCCAGATCTCCGCGCTGAGCGTCGCCCCGGACACCGACTACGACACCGGGACGGTCATCGTCGAGGCCACGCCCGGCGCGAAGGCCGGGGACAGGCCGAAGGTGACGGTGTCCCCGAAGACGGACTACGTAGAGGTCGACAACACCGCCAGGACCGTCGCCGCGGGCGGCGAGGACACGCTCACCATCGAGCGTGAGCACGGCACCAACACGATCACCGTCACCGGCACCGTCCCCGTCGGGGGTGACGCCACCAAGGAGTGGATCACCGTCTGGGAGCCGACCGGGTACGCGGCCGCGATCTTCCGGGACGCCCTGAAGGCGCACGGGGTGAAGGTGAGCGGGCCGACCAGGGCCGGGCTCGCGACCCCCAAGGGCGCACGGCAGCTCGCGTCGCACGACTCCATGCCGTTGAAGGAGCTGATGATCCCCTTCATGAAGCTCTCCAACAACATGCACGCGGAGAACCTCACGAAGGCGATGGGCCACAAGGCGACGGGACGGCCGGGTAACTGGACGGACGGTCTCGCGGCCATCAGCGCCTACTTGAAGACGGCCGGTGTCGATCCCGGCAAGCTGCGCCAGGTCGACGGCTCCGGGCTCTCGCGCAAGGACAACGTGCCCGCCGATCAGCTGATCAAGCTGCTGCTCTCCGCGAAGGGCGAGCCCTGGTACGCCGACTGGTACAAGTCCCTTCCGGTGGCCTGCGACCCCGACAAGTTCGTCGGCGGCACGCTGCGCACGCGGATGTGCGGGACGCCGGCGGCCCTCAACGTACGGGCGAAGACGGGGTCGTTGACCGGGGCGTCCGCTCTTTCGGGGTACGTGAAGGACGCGGGCGGGCGTGAGCTGGTGTTCAGCATCATCCTGAACAACTACCTGCCCTCTTCGGTGAAGGCACTTGAGGATGCGATCGTCGTGACGCTCGCCAGGTCGACCGAGGACAAGGCCGTGCTGGTCAAGCCGCGCTCGCAGCGTGGGGCCGAGACGGGTGGGGACCTGGAGTGCTCGTGGCGCAAGCCTGCGCGATGCTGAGCAGCAGGGCGCAGCACGCGGCGGTGACCGGGACCGCGTAGCCCTGGGTGGGGCCGATGTGCTCCACCACCCAGCCGCCGCCCGCGGCGCCGCACGCGATGCCCCCGAGGAGACCGGTGACGGCGAGGGTCATGCCCTCGTTCAACCGGCCCTCGGGGGTGCGCCGCTGGATCAGCGTCATGCCGGTGACCATCGTCGGGGCCGTCGCCATTCCGGCGACAAGGAGAGCCCCGGCGAGCACCAGGAGCGAGCCGGTGAGCGCGGCGGCCAGGAGCGGCAGCGTCATCAGGGCCGCCATCGCGGTGGCGCACAGGATGTGGCGGCGGTGAAGGGGCCCGCTCGGCTTGAGGGTTCCGTAGAGGAGGCCCGCCGCGCAGGAGCCCGCGGCCTGGAGCGCGAGGATCGCGCCCGCGGCCGCCTTGTGCCCTTGGGTGTCCGCGTAGGCGATCGTCACGACCTCCATCGAGCCGAACACGGCCCCGGTGGCGAGGAAGGCGGCGAGCAGCGTGGGCATCCCGCGCGCGTGGAGGGGCGATTTCTCCTTGACCGTCGTACGTCCACGGGGCGGCGGCTGTGTCGAGCGCTGGGCGGCGAAGAGCAGGACGCCGGTCAGGAGCAGCACGACTCCGATGAGGGTGCCCGCCTCCGGGAAGAGCGCCCCGCACAGGAACGCCGCGAGCACGGGGCCGAGCATGAAGCACAGTTCGTCCGCGGCCTGTTCGAAGGAGTTGGCGGTGTGCGCGGCCCGTTCGTCGCCCTTCAGGAGATGGGCCCAGCGGGCGCG
Protein-coding sequences here:
- a CDS encoding S41 family peptidase produces the protein MSGPDRFCDRLSRPRRIRRGATLTLVFASVLATGAATGSWSEVAEAGRKSPAPSTRSVAASGDAADEAADAAAEAMADGKSGKKAAEDAVSRSGDRWGSVYSPGEYQEFEQALDGAYTGVGLWARRAADGRIEVSRVQRGGPADQAGIREGDHLRSIDGKRVAGLPVTEVVSLLRGARAGTPVELGLERGTRAWSETLHRARLSTDSVTVTQLAGGAVMIKVESFTKGTGERVRSAVRDAPKGAGILLDLRGNSGGLVSEAVTAASGLVDGGLVATYDVRGRQKALHAERGGDTTRPVVALVDGGTMSAAELLTGALQDRGRAVVVGSKTFGKGSVQMPSRLPDGSVAELTVGHYRTPSGQAVDGRGITPDLEVEDGAETRAETVLTGLGPPS
- the smpB gene encoding SsrA-binding protein SmpB translates to MAKEKVKRKAAKAAEKAPARKMIAQNKKARHDYHIIDTYECGLVLMGTEVKSLRMGRASLVDGFVHIDNGEAWLHNIHVPEYVQGTWTNHSATRKRKLLMHRAEIDKLESKSQEAGHTIVPLALYFKDSRVKVEIALAKGKKEYDKRQTLKEKQDLRETNRAIEAAKRRQRSA
- a CDS encoding collagen-like protein produces the protein MIQLERLLARRWRSVFLVCVLLALCGVAALLWARIDAGDRRADQLATEADRRGEAVSTLARDVRTLRAQVRSHGDTPAAPDPSDAVDDLLNRVRVRSGEPGSPGATGSQGEDGKPGEKGTPGAGGRKGDSGDAGEPGKPGASGDAGEPGAAGADGANGANGSDGAQGPEGPAGAAGPPGADGVDGSRGADGAGGASGPEGPAGPRGERGPKGEAGDAGPNCPDGYRLQQPPGDPDALVCRRNGVTPADPAPAVLLLASLLPRCRRTPEAVD
- the dacB gene encoding D-alanyl-D-alanine carboxypeptidase/D-alanyl-D-alanine endopeptidase, translated to MSRPVRRVNARMRHWIWPAVLGVAAATLSAGSPAGADSDRSGLPEAIDTILGDPRMEGGAASVVVADAASGDVLYQHLPSGRLMPASNTKLLTSTAAMEQLGPDHRFTTDVLTDGKQHGRVLSGDLYLRGTGDPTTLAKDYDQLAAKIADSGVRRVSGRLVADDTRFDAKRIGDTWAGDDEFAYYAAQISALSVAPDTDYDTGTVIVEATPGAKAGDRPKVTVSPKTDYVEVDNTARTVAAGGEDTLTIEREHGTNTITVTGTVPVGGDATKEWITVWEPTGYAAAIFRDALKAHGVKVSGPTRAGLATPKGARQLASHDSMPLKELMIPFMKLSNNMHAENLTKAMGHKATGRPGNWTDGLAAISAYLKTAGVDPGKLRQVDGSGLSRKDNVPADQLIKLLLSAKGEPWYADWYKSLPVACDPDKFVGGTLRTRMCGTPAALNVRAKTGSLTGASALSGYVKDAGGRELVFSIILNNYLPSSVKALEDAIVVTLARSTEDKAVLVKPRSQRGAETGGDLECSWRKPARC
- a CDS encoding MFS transporter gives rise to the protein MPPAEAPAPRRRNPPAEPPAPRSRNPYARLFRIPGATAFTIGNLIARLPMGMFSVSAVIMIAGARGSYALAGAVTATGLAATAVVAPWTARLVDRHGQARIAVPATVIAALGSLSLLLCVHHGAPDWTLFASYAATATTPNTGGMSRARWAHLLKGDERAAHTANSFEQAADELCFMLGPVLAAFLCGALFPEAGTLIGVVLLLTGVLLFAAQRSTQPPPRGRTTVKEKSPLHARGMPTLLAAFLATGAVFGSMEVVTIAYADTQGHKAAAGAILALQAAGSCAAGLLYGTLKPSGPLHRRHILCATAMAALMTLPLLAAALTGSLLVLAGALLVAGMATAPTMVTGMTLIQRRTPEGRLNEGMTLAVTGLLGGIACGAAGGGWVVEHIGPTQGYAVPVTAACCALLLSIAQACATSTPGPHPSRPHAASAA